AGACCACAATTATAACTAAAATCGGATATATCGTCTTAAGGAGGAGCTTAAGTCCCTCCATCCTATTTCTCTCGTTTTTGTCTTCCTCGCGAAGGGGGTATATCATGAAAATGTAACCAATTAGAGCCATTAGGATTGTAAGCGGAAACATCTTCGTGCTTATCTCTCTTATAGACACTCCGACTATTGCGGACATTACAACTATTGCCTGATACATCGGCCAAGAGAGCTCCCAGACGTGTCTGAACCAATAGTTTATGAAGGTTTTAACCTCTGGCTTTAAGTTGAATCTACCTGCAACTGGCTCTATCATTGGGGCCGAAACTAATGCTCCGGCCGGCATGGGCATTAAACCTATCAAAGCCGGGAGAGCCCAAAGTGAGTGTTTGGCCTTTGGAAAGAGTTCCAGAGTGGCCTTCTCCATCTTCTTAAGGTAACCAATCTGGGAGAAAATTGAGGTAATTCCCATTATCAGGGAAATTATTATTATCAGCCTAAGGGTTGTCCAGGAGGTAATCGAGCTAAGGAATATCTCAAGCATTTCCCTGGGACTAATTCCTGATAGGAGAGCCAAGGTTATTGAACCTATGAAAATTGAAACCCCTATATTGACCTTGAGCCAGAGGAGGATTATCACGATCGTGAAAGATATCACCAGGGAAGCAAGATTCATCATATCACCAGAGTTTAAAGGTTCAAATGGAAATTTAAATGTTGTTAACGCTAAAGAAGCTTGGCCTCTCAAACTCCTTCCTCATGAATGGAAAGTCACTTCTATAGTGAGCTCCTCTGCTCTCTTCCCTCCTTAGTGCAGAGATTAGGACGGCCCTCGCAACTATCTTCAGCCTCTCATCTGCATCCACGTCTTTAAGCTTATTCAAACCCTCAAGCAGGGAGTTCCTGTTTCTAACTAT
The window above is part of the Pyrococcus sp. NA2 genome. Proteins encoded here:
- a CDS encoding TIGR00529 family membrane protein, with translation MNLASLVISFTIVIILLWLKVNIGVSIFIGSITLALLSGISPREMLEIFLSSITSWTTLRLIIIISLIMGITSIFSQIGYLKKMEKATLELFPKAKHSLWALPALIGLMPMPAGALVSAPMIEPVAGRFNLKPEVKTFINYWFRHVWELSWPMYQAIVVMSAIVGVSIREISTKMFPLTILMALIGYIFMIYPLREEDKNERNRMEGLKLLLKTIYPILVIIVVSVGLGIDMVYGAFLGFLSIFLPNFRRVNAKEVVGKALQPRIIFLLIAVMYFKDVIEKSGVVEELPKLMLSFHVPVFLILTLTPFVIGLMTGVSFAYVAMAFPLLKPFFTGFDRIALAYLGGYMGMLFSPVHLCLVFSTEYYKAELKNVYLRLLLPSLTFFLIAVFYIIVFL